The Armatimonadota bacterium genomic interval CAAGAGGCCGTGCGCCAGGGACCGGTGGAGATCGGTGAGTCGGTGGTCACGGGCGCGGGGTCGTTGCCCGCGCACTACGTCATTCACGCCGCCGTCATGGGGCAGGACCTGCAGACCGACGCCGTTAAGGTGCGCCGCGCGACGCGCTCGGCTCTGCGGCGCGCCCGCGAGTTCGGCATCGCCTCGGTCGCCCTGCCCGCGCTCGGCACCGGCGTCGGCGGCTTTCCCCTGACCGAGGCCGCCCGCATCATGATCGAGGAGGCGCGCCGGCACCTGGCGGATAAGACCTCGGTGCGCCGCATCACCTTCTCCCTCTTCGACCGCGAAGCCTACGATGCGTTCGAGCGCGAGCTCGAGCAATAGAACGGCCGTCCCCGGCGGGCGCCGGCGGGCGCCGCAGCAAGTCAGCCGCCGGGCGGCGATGACGCCGGCGCTGCGCTTCACCTCGTTCGTCACGGGAAGGAGTGCGGCTGCAAGTCCATCTCGACCACGGTCGTGCTCACGCCGGGATCCACCGCCGCCTGCCTCCACTTGACGGGGCCGACCTCGGGCGCGAACCACAGGTCGAGGTAGCCCCCCGCCGGCGGCGACGGAGCGATGTGCACCTTCATCGCGTCGTACTCGACCGCGCCCACGGTGACCGTCTCCGCCGTCACCGTCGCCTGCGCGGCCGCGTCCAGCAGCGACGCCACCTGCCACGTCTGCCCCGCCGCCGGCGGCAGCATCAGCAGCTTCGCCGGCGTCGGCAGCACCTCGAGCGCCTGCCCCGGCTCTTGGATGCCCGCCAGCGTCAGCTCGGTCGCGCCGCGGTGCAGGTAGAGCTTGGTATTCGACGGATCGCTCTCACTCCAGACAAAGGTGTCCAGCCCGCCCAACTGCTCGGTGCCGGTGATGGTCGCGGTGATGGTGGACTCCTGCGGCGGGTTGGGCACCCCGCCGTCCGGGGTCATCTGCACGATGCGATGATAAGTCCACGTCGCGCCCACCTTCAGCGGCGCGTAGTCGGCGAGAACGGCGTAGATGGTGAAGTGGCTGACCT includes:
- a CDS encoding macro domain-containing protein — translated: MGEITLFQGDITALEVDAIVNAANDHLWMGGGVAGAIKRKGGVEIEQEAVRQGPVEIGESVVTGAGSLPAHYVIHAAVMGQDLQTDAVKVRRATRSALRRAREFGIASVALPALGTGVGGFPLTEAARIMIEEARRHLADKTSVRRITFSLFDREAYDAFERELEQ